In Calothrix sp. PCC 7507, one DNA window encodes the following:
- a CDS encoding cysteine peptidase family C39 domain-containing protein — MNPSSSLRVQRELEYTSKQPSPTPKAAILKFLRMVAGDTSLASDLTKSLVLREFQLGDELTTYGLGGEIADSSNILYLVCQGRVRLLGFDATLGREVSTQLLLADQAFGADDLFCHEFLPYRAIAASAGYVAQIAVDDLKLWLQRLPNLENYLQQLALERQALIFYKTQTEWRSLTSLTLRQLLPYLKAITITAGSSLVTATSPSKGRFWLASGQLENLSATTEVLQVGESWGYPDVKVAEAIAQTDLLLYHLPIEHWESARDIAPQLFPHGCEDKEADIPLHLVDTPDSKLENNLQVSPTPTIPKVIELPPRQPRLENPVSVLATPDIDYTPQRQKPRSIFRLWRFYPFIQQQSSSDCGAACLAMISQYWGKRLSLNTLRNLARVDRLGASLQGLAAAAQTLGYDALPVRASLSKLESYSNPWIAHWQGIHYVVVWQVKGDRILIADPAIGKRWLMRSRFEASWTGYALLLDPTPQLDSLKPEQVSLDRYWQLFRHHRKLLRQIILASLLVQVLGLATPLSTQIILDQVMPVQNFWNLNIFAVCFGILGIWRIALKAQRQFLLDYLANRIDLNLIAGFVSYTLQLPLQFFASRQVEDIISRIQENRKIQLFLCRQAVSATLDMVMMVIYLGLMAYYNFSLTLVVLGWILPIVILTMGASPLLKKVSREILQASAAQNSSVVEMITGITTVKTAVAERPLRRRWEERLMNMVKARFRGQKLANKLQLISGLINHLGSTLVLWFGATLVMSGQMSLGKFVAFNMLIGNVTNPVLALVKLWDEFQEVLISLERLNDVLAAVPEENPQKPLLVMPVMQGEVQFENVSFRYDGDEECNTLQNISFKLKPHQTIGIVGQSGSGKSTLVKLLAGLYQPDSGRILIDGHDISHVSPQSLRSQLGLVPQESFLFSGTILENITLYCPDFTEEEAIAAAKLAQAHTFIQALPLGYNTQVGERGSLLSGGQRQKIAIARALMRNPGILILDEATSALDAESEHQFQQNLARISQYRTTLIISHRLSSIRHADCILVLDRGVLVEQGTHEELVAMSGLYHHLAKLQLHL; from the coding sequence ATGAACCCCTCTTCGTCGTTAAGAGTTCAGAGAGAGCTGGAATATACAAGTAAGCAGCCATCTCCCACTCCAAAAGCGGCTATCCTCAAATTTTTGAGGATGGTTGCAGGGGATACAAGCCTAGCATCAGACTTGACTAAATCTTTGGTGCTGCGTGAGTTTCAACTAGGTGACGAATTGACTACCTATGGTTTAGGGGGAGAAATTGCAGACAGCAGCAATATTTTGTACTTAGTTTGCCAAGGACGAGTGCGGTTGCTAGGATTTGATGCGACTTTGGGACGGGAAGTTTCCACTCAGTTGTTGTTGGCAGATCAAGCTTTTGGGGCAGATGATTTATTCTGTCATGAATTTTTGCCGTATCGAGCGATCGCCGCTAGTGCGGGTTATGTTGCTCAAATCGCTGTCGATGACCTAAAACTATGGTTACAGCGCCTACCCAATCTCGAAAATTATTTACAGCAGTTGGCACTGGAGCGACAAGCACTGATATTCTACAAAACTCAGACAGAGTGGCGATCGCTCACTAGTCTGACACTGCGGCAATTATTACCCTATCTCAAAGCAATCACAATCACTGCTGGCTCATCCTTGGTGACAGCAACTTCCCCCAGCAAAGGGCGCTTTTGGCTGGCGAGTGGCCAACTTGAGAATTTATCAGCAACAACAGAGGTGCTACAGGTAGGTGAAAGCTGGGGATATCCTGATGTTAAAGTTGCGGAGGCGATCGCCCAAACAGATTTGTTGCTTTATCACCTACCCATAGAACATTGGGAATCTGCCAGGGATATTGCACCCCAGCTATTTCCTCATGGCTGTGAAGACAAAGAAGCAGACATTCCCCTGCATCTTGTTGATACCCCAGACAGCAAACTTGAGAATAACTTGCAAGTATCACCTACACCAACAATACCCAAAGTAATTGAACTACCACCGCGTCAACCCCGGTTAGAGAATCCAGTCTCAGTTCTCGCGACACCAGACATTGACTATACTCCCCAAAGGCAAAAGCCTCGGTCAATTTTTAGGTTATGGCGTTTCTATCCTTTCATTCAACAGCAAAGCTCATCAGATTGTGGTGCCGCATGTTTGGCAATGATTAGCCAATATTGGGGCAAACGCTTGAGCCTCAACACCTTAAGGAACCTAGCACGGGTGGATCGTTTGGGTGCTTCTCTCCAGGGTTTAGCCGCAGCAGCTCAAACCTTGGGATATGATGCGCTACCAGTGCGGGCGAGTTTGAGTAAGCTGGAATCATATTCTAACCCCTGGATAGCTCATTGGCAAGGTATTCATTATGTAGTTGTTTGGCAAGTTAAAGGCGATCGCATATTAATTGCCGATCCAGCCATCGGTAAACGCTGGCTAATGCGATCGCGCTTTGAAGCCAGCTGGACAGGATATGCTCTGCTGTTAGATCCCACCCCACAGTTAGATTCCCTCAAGCCGGAACAAGTTTCTCTAGATCGCTATTGGCAGTTATTTAGGCATCATCGGAAATTACTCAGACAAATTATTCTCGCCTCGTTGTTAGTACAGGTGTTGGGGCTAGCAACTCCCCTGAGTACCCAGATCATTCTCGATCAGGTAATGCCTGTGCAAAATTTCTGGAACTTAAATATTTTTGCTGTGTGTTTCGGCATCTTGGGCATCTGGCGCATTGCTTTAAAAGCACAGCGTCAATTCCTGCTGGACTATCTAGCTAACCGCATCGACTTAAATTTGATTGCTGGTTTTGTTAGCTACACCTTACAGTTGCCGTTGCAGTTTTTTGCATCGCGCCAAGTAGAAGACATTATTAGCCGCATTCAAGAAAACCGCAAAATTCAACTATTTCTCTGCCGTCAGGCTGTCAGTGCCACCTTAGACATGGTGATGATGGTGATTTACCTGGGGCTGATGGCTTATTACAACTTCTCACTCACCCTCGTGGTGCTGGGTTGGATTTTACCCATCGTCATTTTGACTATGGGCGCCAGTCCATTGCTCAAAAAAGTGTCGCGGGAGATTTTGCAAGCATCAGCAGCCCAAAACTCCTCAGTGGTAGAAATGATTACAGGCATTACCACCGTCAAAACCGCCGTAGCTGAACGCCCCTTGCGTAGGCGTTGGGAAGAGCGGTTGATGAATATGGTGAAGGCGCGGTTTCGGGGGCAGAAGTTAGCGAATAAGTTGCAACTCATTAGTGGTTTGATTAATCACCTCGGTAGCACGTTGGTGTTGTGGTTTGGGGCAACTTTGGTGATGAGTGGGCAGATGTCGCTGGGTAAATTTGTCGCTTTTAACATGCTTATTGGCAATGTCACTAACCCAGTTTTGGCATTAGTGAAGTTGTGGGATGAGTTCCAAGAAGTACTGATTTCTCTGGAAAGGCTGAATGATGTCTTGGCTGCTGTGCCCGAAGAAAATCCCCAAAAACCTCTACTGGTAATGCCTGTAATGCAAGGTGAAGTGCAGTTTGAGAATGTTAGCTTCCGTTACGATGGCGATGAAGAATGCAACACTTTACAAAACATATCCTTCAAGCTGAAACCGCACCAGACTATTGGCATAGTCGGCCAAAGTGGCTCAGGCAAAAGCACTTTAGTGAAATTGCTAGCTGGTTTATATCAGCCCGACAGCGGCAGGATTTTGATTGACGGACATGATATTTCCCATGTTTCGCCCCAGTCGTTACGGAGTCAGTTGGGCTTGGTGCCCCAAGAGAGTTTCTTGTTTTCGGGAACCATTTTAGAAAATATTACACTCTACTGCCCGGATTTTACTGAGGAGGAAGCGATCGCTGCAGCCAAACTCGCCCAAGCACACACTTTTATTCAAGCACTCCCTTTAGGCTACAACACCCAAGTAGGAGAACGGGGTTCACTGCTTTCTGGGGGACAGCGTCAAAAAATTGCGATCGCTCGCGCACTGATGCGGAATCCCGGAATTTTAATTTTGGATGAAGCGACAAGTGCCTTAGATGCCGAGTCAGAACACCAGTTCCAACAGAACTTAGCCCGAATTAGTCAATATCGCACCACCCTGATCATCTCTCATCGTCTCTCCAGTATTCGTCATGCCGACTGTATCCTGGTTCTCGACCGAGGTGTTCTCGTTGAACAAGGCACTCACGAAGAACTAGTAGCAATGAGTGGTCTGTATCACCACTTAGCCAAACTGCAATTACACCTGTAA
- a CDS encoding HetP family heterocyst commitment protein: protein MNQDIAGISSKLNKTIHPEQFDQVVEAILSGKYSWACVLMLRFSGYNPLHYIPYRTYNRLLKENTHDTRSKQQQNNVTIQIAKQSADKRNDTNLAPSSLGKIKDLAYLDVVRKQKAEIRGGGLEQWLTKQVQEYQSIKSELEPESTQESPLKFCEFN, encoded by the coding sequence ATGAATCAAGATATTGCTGGCATTAGTAGCAAATTAAATAAAACAATTCATCCTGAACAGTTTGACCAAGTAGTTGAAGCGATTCTTTCCGGAAAGTATTCCTGGGCGTGTGTGTTAATGCTGCGGTTTTCTGGCTACAATCCCTTACATTACATTCCCTACCGCACTTACAATCGATTACTCAAAGAAAACACCCACGATACTAGGTCTAAGCAACAGCAAAATAATGTGACTATACAAATTGCCAAACAATCTGCTGACAAACGGAATGATACCAATCTTGCACCAAGTAGCTTAGGGAAAATTAAGGACTTAGCTTATCTTGATGTAGTGAGAAAGCAAAAGGCAGAAATCCGTGGAGGGGGTCTAGAGCAGTGGCTAACCAAACAGGTTCAAGAATATCAATCAATTAAGTCTGAATTAGAACCAGAAAGCACTCAAGAGTCTCCCTTGAAATTCTGTGAGTTCAATTAA
- a CDS encoding peptidylprolyl isomerase, whose protein sequence is MNYLSRIFIEPEEIVNFLKSEMNLKEVYQNILFKRVIRQVAQERGITVTTEEIEAEANRQRREQHLEKAADTLAWLADQLISPYDWEEGICDRLLSQKLAEALFAEEVEKFFLQNRLAFEQVILYQIVVESEMLAQELYYQIEEGEISFYDAAHRYDIDTHRRHKCGYEGTVYRFALQPNIATVIFSVPPKQLIGPIKTEQGYHLFIVEDLLPAVLTSERHQEIIDNMFKNWLVSEINYMLHLALPSQF, encoded by the coding sequence ATGAATTACCTTTCAAGAATATTTATTGAACCAGAGGAAATTGTCAACTTCCTCAAAAGTGAAATGAATTTGAAGGAAGTATACCAAAATATTTTATTTAAAAGAGTAATTCGACAAGTAGCCCAAGAAAGAGGGATTACTGTGACTACAGAAGAAATTGAAGCGGAGGCGAACCGCCAGCGTCGTGAACAGCATTTAGAGAAAGCTGCAGATACACTTGCATGGTTAGCAGATCAACTGATTTCTCCCTATGACTGGGAGGAAGGTATTTGCGATCGCTTATTATCACAAAAATTAGCTGAGGCTTTGTTTGCTGAAGAAGTAGAAAAGTTTTTTCTCCAGAATCGCCTAGCGTTTGAGCAAGTTATCCTCTACCAAATCGTGGTTGAGTCTGAAATGCTAGCGCAAGAACTTTATTATCAAATTGAAGAAGGGGAAATCAGTTTCTATGATGCTGCTCACCGTTATGACATTGATACTCATCGCAGACATAAGTGTGGTTATGAAGGAACAGTTTATCGTTTTGCTCTTCAGCCCAATATTGCTACTGTAATATTTAGTGTCCCGCCTAAACAGTTGATAGGCCCTATAAAAACCGAACAAGGCTATCATCTTTTTATAGTTGAAGATTTGCTACCTGCAGTATTAACATCTGAAAGGCATCAGGAAATTATCGATAATATGTTCAAAAATTGGCTAGTAAGTGAGATAAATTATATGCTGCATTTAGCTTTACCCAGTCAATTTTAG